A genomic segment from Mustela lutreola isolate mMusLut2 chromosome 15, mMusLut2.pri, whole genome shotgun sequence encodes:
- the ITGB4 gene encoding integrin beta-4 isoform X4, which produces MAGPRPSRWSRLLLLAVVLGASFPGEMANRCKRAQVKSCTECIRVDRECAYCTDEMFKERRCNTQAELLAAGCRWESLVVMESSFEITEDTQINMNLQRSQVSPQGLRVRLRPGEEQHFEMKVFEPEKSPMDLYILMDFSNSMSDDLDNLKQMGERLAQVLKTLTDDYTIGFGKFVDKVSVPQTDMRPEKLKEPWPNSDPPFSFKNVISLTNNLDEFRNKLLGERISGNLDAPEGGFDAILQVAVCTRDIGWRPDSTHVLVFSTESAFHYEADGANVLAGILSRNDEACHLDSSGTYTQYKMQDYPSVPTLVRLLGKHNIIPIFAVTNYSYSYYEKLHTYFPVSSLGVLQEDSSNIVDLLQEAFQLIRSNLDIRALESPRGLRTEVTSAMFHKTDTGSFHITRGIPGTYQVQLRAMEVVDGTHVCQLGEEDRKGTIHLKPSFSDGLWMDAGIICDVCPCELQKEELSARCNYHGDFMCGHCVCSEGWSGKTCSCSTGSLSDIKPCLREGEDKPCSGRGECQCGHCICYGEGRYEGPFCEYDNFQCPRASGVLCNDRGRCSMGQCACEPGWTGLSCDCPLSNATCIDSSGGICNGRGYCECGRCHCNQQSLYTDTICEINYSAIRLGLCEDLRSCVQCQAWGTGEKKGRMCEECSFKVKMVDELKTAEEVVEHCSFRDEEDDCTYSYTVEGDGAPGPNSTVLVHKKKDCPPRSFWWLIPLLLFLLPLLALLLLLCWKYCACCKACLALLPCCNRGHMVGFKEDHYMLRENLMASDHLDTPMLRSGNLKGRDMVRWKITNNVQRPGFASHTSSTNPTELVPYGLSLRLARLCTENLLKPDTRECNQLRQEVEENLNEVYRQITDSHKLQQTKFRQQPNAGKKQDHTIVDTVLMAPRSAKQALLKLTEKHVEQGSFHELKVAPGYYTITADQDARGMVEFQEGVELVDVRVPLFIRPEDDDEKQLLVEAIDVPMGTATLGRRLVNITIIKEQASGVVSFEKAEYAVSGGDQVARIPVIRRILDNGKSQVSYRTQDNTAQGNRDYIPAEGELLFQPGETWKELQVKLLELQEMDSLLRGRQTRRFHIQLTNPKFGARLGQPHSATVTIGDPDELDRNFTSQTLASFPHHGDLGAPQNPNAKAAGSRKIHFNWLPPPGKPAGYRVKYWIQGDPESEAHLLDSKVPSAELTNLYPYCDYEMKVCAYGPQGEGPYSSLVSCRTHQEVPSEPGRLAFNVVSSTVTQLSWAEPAETNGEITAYEVCYGLVNEDNRPIGPMKKVLVDSPKKRTLLIENLRESQPYRYTVKARNGAGWGPEREAIINLATQPKRPMSIPIIPDIPIVDAQCGEDYESFLMYSDDVLRSPAGSQRPSVSDDTEHLVNGRMDFAFPGSANSLHRMTVANAAYGTHLSPHLPHRVLSTSSTLTRDYHSLTRTENSHSATLPRDYSTLSSISSHSLPPIWEEGRSRLPLSWALGALSRAQMKGFPPSGDSRDTIILAGQPAAPIRPDPRLAAGVPNTPTRLVFSALGPTSLKVSWQEPQCEQVLQGYSVEYQLLSGGELYHLNIPNPSQTSVVVEDLLPNHSYVFRVRAQSQEGWGPEREGVITIESQVHPQSPLCPLPGSTFTLSTPSAPGPLVFTALSPDSLQLSWERPRRPDGNILGYLVTCEMAHGGEPATTFLVDGDSPESRLTVPGLSENVPYKFKVQAKTTEGYGPEREGIITIESQDGGPFPQLGSHAGLFQHSLPGEYSSITTTHTSTTEPFLLDGLSLGTQRLEAGGSLTRHVTQEFVSRTLTTSGTLSTQVDQQFFQT; this is translated from the exons ATGGCAGGACCCCGTCCCAGCCGCTGGAGCCGGCTGCTTCTGCTGGCCGTCGTGCTGGGCgccagcttcccaggggaaatgg CGAACCGCTGCAAGAGGGCCCAGGTGAAGAGCTGCACCGAGTGCATCCGTGTGGACAGGGAATGCGCCTACTGCACAGACGAG ATGTTCAAGGAGCGGCGCTGCAACACCCAGGCAGAGCTGCTGGCTGCGGGCTGCCggtgggagagcctggtggtcaTGGAGAGCAGCTTCGAGATCACAGAG GACACCCAGATCAACATGAACCTGCAGCGCAGCCAGGTATCGCCCCAGGGGCTACGGGTCCGGCTGCGGCCTGGCGAGGAGCAGCACTTTGAGATGAAGGTGTTCGAGCCCGAGAAGAGCCCGATGGACCTGTACATCCTCATGGACTTCTCCAACTCCATGTCCGACGATCTGGACAACCTCAAGCAGATGGGGGAGAGACTGG CCCAGGTCCTGAAGACGCTCACTGATGACTACACTATCGGATTTGGCAAGTTTGTGGACAAAGTCAGTGTCCCTCAGACAGACATGAGGCCTGAGAA GCTGAAGGAGCCCTGGCCCAACAGCGACCCCCCCTTCTCCTTCAAGAACGTCATCAGCCTGACAAACAACTTGGACGAGTTTCGGAATAAACTGCTAGGGGAGCGGATCTCAGGCAACCTGGATGCTCCTGAAGGAGGTTTTGATGCCATCCTGCAGGTGGCCGTGTGCACG AGGGACATTGGCTGGCGCCCCGACAGCACGCACGTGCTGGTGTTCTCCACCGAGTCCGCTTTCCACTACGAGGCAGACGGCGCCAACGTGCTGGCGGGCATCCTAAGCCGCAACGACGAGGCGTGCCACCTGGACTCCTCGGGCACCTACACGCAGTACAAGATGCAGGACTACCCGTCCGTGCCCACCCTGGTGCGCCTGCTGGGCAAGCACAACATCATCCCCATCTTCGCCGTCACCAACTACTCCTACAGCTATTATGAG AAGCTGCACACGTACTTCCCCGTCTCCTCGCTGGGAGTGCTCCAGGAGGACTCCTCCAACATCGTGGACTTGCTGCAGGAAGCCTTCCAG CTCATTCGTTCCAACCTGGACATCCGGGCCCTGGAAAGCCCCCGAGGCCTGCGGACAGAGGTCACCTCTGCTATGTTTCACAAGACGGACACTGGGTCCTTTCACATCACGCGGGGGATACCG GGCACTTACCAGGTGCAGCTGCGGGCTATGGAGGTGGTGGACGGGACCCACGTGTGCCAGCTGGGAGAGGAGGACCGGAAGGGCACCATTCACCTGAAGCCCTCCTTCTCCGACGGCCTCTGGATGGATGCCGGCATCATCTGCGACGTGTGCCCGTGTGAGCTG CAAAAAGAGGAGCTTTCAGCTCGCTGCAACTACCACGGAGACTTCATGTGCGGGCACTGTGTGTGCAGCGAGGGCTG GAGCGGCAAGACCTGCAGCTGCTCCACGGGCTCGCTGAGCGACATAAAGCCGTGCCTGCGGGAGGGCGAGGACAAGCCGTGCTCCGGCCGCGGCGAATGCCAGTGCGGCCACTGCATCTGCTACGGAGAAGGCCGCTACGAGGGTCCATTCTGCGAGTATGACAACTTCCAGTGTCCCCGTGCCTCCGGGGTCCTGTGTAATG ACCGGGGACGCTGCTCCATGGGCCAGTGTGCGTGTGAGCCTGGCTGGACAGGCTTGAGCTGTGACTGCCCTCTCAGCAATGCCACCTGCATTGACAGCAGCGGG GGCATCTGTAACGGGCGTGGCTACTGCGAGTGTGGCCGCTGCCACTGCAACCAGCAGTCGCTCTACACGGACACCATCTGTGAGATCAACTACTCAGCG aTACGCCTGGGCCTCTGCGAGGACCTGCGCTCCTGTGTGCAGTGCCAAGCCTGGGGCACTGGTGAGAAGAAGGGCCGTATGTGCGAGGAGTGCAGCTTCAAGGTCAAGATGGTGGATGAGCTCAAGACAG CAGAGGAGGTGGTGGAGCACTGCTCCTTCCGGGACGAAGAGGACGACTGCACGTACAGCTACACGGTGGAGGGCGACGGCGCCCCCGGGCCCAACAGCACCGTCCTGGTgcacaagaagaagg ACTGCCCACCCAGGTCCTTCTGGTGGCtcatccctctgctcctcttcctcctgccgcTCCtggcgctgctgctgctgctgtgctgGAAGTACTGCGCCTGCTGCAAG GCTTGCCTGGCACTTCTCCCTTGCTGCAACCGAG GTCACATGGTAGGCTTCAAGGAGGACCACTACATGCTGCGGGAGAACCTGATGGCCTCGGACCACCTGGACACGCCCATGCTTCGCAGTGGGAACCTCAAGGGACGGGACATGGTCCGATGGAAAATCACCAACAATGTGCAGCGGCCTGGCTTTGCCAGCCACACCTCCAGCACCAACCCCACAGAGCTGG TGCCCTATGGGCTGTCCCTGCGCCTCGCCCGCCTTTGCACTGAGAACCTGCTGAAGCCTGACACGCGAGAGTGTAACCAGCTGCGCCAGGAGGTGGAGGAGAAT CTGAATGAGGTGTACCGACAGATCACAGACTCACACAAGCTCCAGCAGACCAAGTTCCG GCAGCAGCCCAACGCCGGGAAAAA gcaGGACCACACCATCGTGGACACGGTGCTGATGGCGCCCCGCTCCGCCAAGCAGGCCCTGCTGAAGCTGACAGAGAAGCACGTGGAACAGGGGTCCTTCCATGAGCTCAAGGTGGCCCCAGGATACTATACCATCACGGCAGACCAGG atgcccggGGCATGGTGGAGTTCCAGGAGGGCGTGGAGCTCGTAGACGTGCGGGTACCCCTCTTCATCCGGCCCGAGGACGACGACGAGAAGCAGCTGCTGGTGGAGGCCATCGACGTCCCCATGGGCACCGCCACCCTCGGCCGCCGCCTGGTGAACATCACCATCATCAAGGAGCAAG CCAGCGGGGTCGTGTCTTTTGAGAAGGCCGAGTACGCGGTCAGCGGTGGGGATCAAGTGGCCCGCATTCCTGTCATCCGGCGCATCCTGGACAATGGCAAGTCCCAGGTCTCCTACCGCACGCAGGACAACACGGCTCAGGGCAACCGG gaCTACATCCCCGCAGAGGGTGAGCTGCTCTTCCAACCTGGGGAGACCTGGAAGGAATTACAGGTGAAGCTCCTGGAGCTACAGGAGATGGACTCCCTCCTGCGGGGCCGCCAGACCCGCCGCTTCCACATTCAGCTCACCAATCCCAAGTTTGGGGCCCGGCTGGGCCAGCCCCACTCAGCCACCGTCACCATTGGGGACCCAG ACGAACTGGACCGGAACTTCACAAGCCAGACACTGGCATCATTCCCTCACCATGGTGACCTGGGCGCCCCACAGAACCCCAACGCCAAGGCTGCCGGGTCCCGGAAAATCCACTTCAACTGGCTACCCCCTCCTGGCAAGCCAGCAGGGTACAGG GTCAAATATTGGATCCAGGGTGACCCTGAGTCCGAAGCCCACCTGCTTGACAGCAAGGTGCCCTCGGCAGAGCTCACCAACCTGTACCCGTATTGCGACTATGAGATGAAGGTGTGCGCCTACGGGCCCCAGGGCGAGGGCCCCTACAGCTCCTTGGTGTCCTGCCGCACACACCAGGAAG taCCCAGTGAGCCAGGGCGGCTGGCCTTCAACGTCGTCTCCTCCACCGTGACCcagctgagctgggctgagcCCGCGGAGACCAATGGTGAAATCACGGCCTATGAGGTCTGCTATGGCTTGGTCAACGAGGACAACC GACCCATCGGGCCCATGAAGAAGGTATTGGTGGACAGTCCCAAGAAGCGGACGCTGCTCATTGAGAACCTTCGGGAGTCCCAGCCATACCGCTACACGGTGAAGGCGCGCAATGGGGCAGGCTGGGGCCCAGAGCGGGAGGCCATCATCAACCTGGCCACCCAGCCCAAGCGACCCATGTCCA TCCCCATCATCCCGGACATCCCCATTGTGGACGCCCAGTGCGGGGAAGACTACGAAAGCTTCCTCATGTACAGCGATGACGTTCTCCGCTCCCCTGCTGGCAGCCAGAGGCCTAGCGTCTCCGATGACACTG AGCACCTGGTGAACGGGCGGATGGACTTTGCCTTCCCGGGCAGTGCCAACTCCCTGCACAGGATGACTGTGGCCAACGCTGCCTACGGCACCCACCTGAGCCCGCACCTGCCGCACCGGGTGCTGAGCACGTCCTCCACCCTCACGCGTGACTACCACTCGCTGACCCGCACAGAGAACTCCCACTCCGCCACGCTGCCCAGAGACTACTCTACCCTCTCCTCCATCTCCTCCCACA GCCTCCCTCCCAtctgggaagaggggaggagcaggcttccgcTGTCCTGGGCCCTGGGGGCCCTGAGTCGGGCTCAGATGAAGGGGTTCCCTCCCTCTGGGGACTCACGGGACACTATAATCCTGGCTGGGCAGCCAGCAGCGCCCATCCGCCCAG ACCCCCGCTTGGCTGCCGGTGTGCCCAACACACCCACCCGCCTGGTGTTCTCGGCCCTGGGACCCACATCTCTGAAAGTGAGCTGGCAGGAGCCACAGTGCGAGCAGGTGCTGCAGGGTTACAGCGTGGAGTACCAGCTGCTGAGCGGCG GAGAGCTGTATCACCTAAACATCCCCAACCCCAGCCAGACGTCAGTGGTGGTGGAAGACCTTCTGCCCAACCATTCCTATGTGTTCCGTGTGCGGGCCCAGAGCCAAGAAGGTTGGGGCCCAGAGCGCGAGGGTGTCATCACCATTGAGTCACAGGTGCACCCCCAGAGTCCACTCTGCCCCCTGCCAG GCTCCACCTTCACTTTGAGCACACCTAGTGCCCCGGGCCCACTGGTGTTTACTGCCCTGAGCCCAGACTCGCTGCAGTTGAGCTGGGAGCGGCCACGCAGGCCGGATGGGAACATCCTTGGCTACCTGGTGACCTGCGAGATGGCCCATGGAGGAG AGCCAGCCACCACGTTCCTGGTGGATGGTGACAGCCCTGAGAGCCGGCTGACCGTGCCGGGCCTCAGCGAGAACGTGCCCTACAAGTTCAAGGTGCAGGCCAAGACCACCGAAGGTTACGGGCCAGAGCGTGAGGGCATCATCACCATTGAGTCCCAGGATGGAG GCCCTTTCCCACAACTGGGCAGCCATGCTGGGCTCTTCCAACACTCACTGCCAGGCGAGTACAGTAGCATCACCACCACCCACACCAGTACCACCGAGCCCTTCCTACTGG ATGGACTGAGCCTAGGGACCCAACGCCTGGAAGCAGGTGGCTCCCTTACCCGCCACGTGACCCAGGAGTTTGTGAGCCGGACGCTGACCACCAGTGGAACGCTCAGCACCCAGGTGGACCAACAGTTCTTCCAGACCTGA
- the ITGB4 gene encoding integrin beta-4 isoform X3, with translation MAGPRPSRWSRLLLLAVVLGASFPGEMANRCKRAQVKSCTECIRVDRECAYCTDEMFKERRCNTQAELLAAGCRWESLVVMESSFEITEDTQINMNLQRSQVSPQGLRVRLRPGEEQHFEMKVFEPEKSPMDLYILMDFSNSMSDDLDNLKQMGERLAQVLKTLTDDYTIGFGKFVDKVSVPQTDMRPEKLKEPWPNSDPPFSFKNVISLTNNLDEFRNKLLGERISGNLDAPEGGFDAILQVAVCTRDIGWRPDSTHVLVFSTESAFHYEADGANVLAGILSRNDEACHLDSSGTYTQYKMQDYPSVPTLVRLLGKHNIIPIFAVTNYSYSYYEKLHTYFPVSSLGVLQEDSSNIVDLLQEAFQLIRSNLDIRALESPRGLRTEVTSAMFHKTDTGSFHITRGIPGTYQVQLRAMEVVDGTHVCQLGEEDRKGTIHLKPSFSDGLWMDAGIICDVCPCELQKEELSARCNYHGDFMCGHCVCSEGWSGKTCSCSTGSLSDIKPCLREGEDKPCSGRGECQCGHCICYGEGRYEGPFCEYDNFQCPRASGVLCNDRGRCSMGQCACEPGWTGLSCDCPLSNATCIDSSGGICNGRGYCECGRCHCNQQSLYTDTICEINYSAIRLGLCEDLRSCVQCQAWGTGEKKGRMCEECSFKVKMVDELKTAEEVVEHCSFRDEEDDCTYSYTVEGDGAPGPNSTVLVHKKKDCPPRSFWWLIPLLLFLLPLLALLLLLCWKYCACCKACLALLPCCNRGHMVGFKEDHYMLRENLMASDHLDTPMLRSGNLKGRDMVRWKITNNVQRPGFASHTSSTNPTELVPYGLSLRLARLCTENLLKPDTRECNQLRQEVEENLNEVYRQITDSHKLQQTKFRQQPNAGKKQDHTIVDTVLMAPRSAKQALLKLTEKHVEQGSFHELKVAPGYYTITADQDARGMVEFQEGVELVDVRVPLFIRPEDDDEKQLLVEAIDVPMGTATLGRRLVNITIIKEQASGVVSFEKAEYAVSGGDQVARIPVIRRILDNGKSQVSYRTQDNTAQGNRDYIPAEGELLFQPGETWKELQVKLLELQEMDSLLRGRQTRRFHIQLTNPKFGARLGQPHSATVTIGDPDELDRNFTSQTLASFPHHGDLGAPQNPNAKAAGSRKIHFNWLPPPGKPAGYRVKYWIQGDPESEAHLLDSKVPSAELTNLYPYCDYEMKVCAYGPQGEGPYSSLVSCRTHQEVPSEPGRLAFNVVSSTVTQLSWAEPAETNGEITAYEVCYGLVNEDNRPIGPMKKVLVDSPKKRTLLIENLRESQPYRYTVKARNGAGWGPEREAIINLATQPKRPMSIPIIPDIPIVDAQCGEDYESFLMYSDDVLRSPAGSQRPSVSDDTGGGWKFEPLLGEELDLRRITWRLPPELIPRLSASSGRSSDGEPPRGPPDDRSDAGTGGEGGGLARGATPRPPGEHLVNGRMDFAFPGSANSLHRMTVANAAYGTHLSPHLPHRVLSTSSTLTRDYHSLTRTENSHSATLPRDYSTLSSISSHNPRLAAGVPNTPTRLVFSALGPTSLKVSWQEPQCEQVLQGYSVEYQLLSGGELYHLNIPNPSQTSVVVEDLLPNHSYVFRVRAQSQEGWGPEREGVITIESQVHPQSPLCPLPGSTFTLSTPSAPGPLVFTALSPDSLQLSWERPRRPDGNILGYLVTCEMAHGGEPATTFLVDGDSPESRLTVPGLSENVPYKFKVQAKTTEGYGPEREGIITIESQDGGPFPQLGSHAGLFQHSLPGEYSSITTTHTSTTEPFLLDGLSLGTQRLEAGGSLTRHVTQEFVSRTLTTSGTLSTQVDQQFFQT, from the exons ATGGCAGGACCCCGTCCCAGCCGCTGGAGCCGGCTGCTTCTGCTGGCCGTCGTGCTGGGCgccagcttcccaggggaaatgg CGAACCGCTGCAAGAGGGCCCAGGTGAAGAGCTGCACCGAGTGCATCCGTGTGGACAGGGAATGCGCCTACTGCACAGACGAG ATGTTCAAGGAGCGGCGCTGCAACACCCAGGCAGAGCTGCTGGCTGCGGGCTGCCggtgggagagcctggtggtcaTGGAGAGCAGCTTCGAGATCACAGAG GACACCCAGATCAACATGAACCTGCAGCGCAGCCAGGTATCGCCCCAGGGGCTACGGGTCCGGCTGCGGCCTGGCGAGGAGCAGCACTTTGAGATGAAGGTGTTCGAGCCCGAGAAGAGCCCGATGGACCTGTACATCCTCATGGACTTCTCCAACTCCATGTCCGACGATCTGGACAACCTCAAGCAGATGGGGGAGAGACTGG CCCAGGTCCTGAAGACGCTCACTGATGACTACACTATCGGATTTGGCAAGTTTGTGGACAAAGTCAGTGTCCCTCAGACAGACATGAGGCCTGAGAA GCTGAAGGAGCCCTGGCCCAACAGCGACCCCCCCTTCTCCTTCAAGAACGTCATCAGCCTGACAAACAACTTGGACGAGTTTCGGAATAAACTGCTAGGGGAGCGGATCTCAGGCAACCTGGATGCTCCTGAAGGAGGTTTTGATGCCATCCTGCAGGTGGCCGTGTGCACG AGGGACATTGGCTGGCGCCCCGACAGCACGCACGTGCTGGTGTTCTCCACCGAGTCCGCTTTCCACTACGAGGCAGACGGCGCCAACGTGCTGGCGGGCATCCTAAGCCGCAACGACGAGGCGTGCCACCTGGACTCCTCGGGCACCTACACGCAGTACAAGATGCAGGACTACCCGTCCGTGCCCACCCTGGTGCGCCTGCTGGGCAAGCACAACATCATCCCCATCTTCGCCGTCACCAACTACTCCTACAGCTATTATGAG AAGCTGCACACGTACTTCCCCGTCTCCTCGCTGGGAGTGCTCCAGGAGGACTCCTCCAACATCGTGGACTTGCTGCAGGAAGCCTTCCAG CTCATTCGTTCCAACCTGGACATCCGGGCCCTGGAAAGCCCCCGAGGCCTGCGGACAGAGGTCACCTCTGCTATGTTTCACAAGACGGACACTGGGTCCTTTCACATCACGCGGGGGATACCG GGCACTTACCAGGTGCAGCTGCGGGCTATGGAGGTGGTGGACGGGACCCACGTGTGCCAGCTGGGAGAGGAGGACCGGAAGGGCACCATTCACCTGAAGCCCTCCTTCTCCGACGGCCTCTGGATGGATGCCGGCATCATCTGCGACGTGTGCCCGTGTGAGCTG CAAAAAGAGGAGCTTTCAGCTCGCTGCAACTACCACGGAGACTTCATGTGCGGGCACTGTGTGTGCAGCGAGGGCTG GAGCGGCAAGACCTGCAGCTGCTCCACGGGCTCGCTGAGCGACATAAAGCCGTGCCTGCGGGAGGGCGAGGACAAGCCGTGCTCCGGCCGCGGCGAATGCCAGTGCGGCCACTGCATCTGCTACGGAGAAGGCCGCTACGAGGGTCCATTCTGCGAGTATGACAACTTCCAGTGTCCCCGTGCCTCCGGGGTCCTGTGTAATG ACCGGGGACGCTGCTCCATGGGCCAGTGTGCGTGTGAGCCTGGCTGGACAGGCTTGAGCTGTGACTGCCCTCTCAGCAATGCCACCTGCATTGACAGCAGCGGG GGCATCTGTAACGGGCGTGGCTACTGCGAGTGTGGCCGCTGCCACTGCAACCAGCAGTCGCTCTACACGGACACCATCTGTGAGATCAACTACTCAGCG aTACGCCTGGGCCTCTGCGAGGACCTGCGCTCCTGTGTGCAGTGCCAAGCCTGGGGCACTGGTGAGAAGAAGGGCCGTATGTGCGAGGAGTGCAGCTTCAAGGTCAAGATGGTGGATGAGCTCAAGACAG CAGAGGAGGTGGTGGAGCACTGCTCCTTCCGGGACGAAGAGGACGACTGCACGTACAGCTACACGGTGGAGGGCGACGGCGCCCCCGGGCCCAACAGCACCGTCCTGGTgcacaagaagaagg ACTGCCCACCCAGGTCCTTCTGGTGGCtcatccctctgctcctcttcctcctgccgcTCCtggcgctgctgctgctgctgtgctgGAAGTACTGCGCCTGCTGCAAG GCTTGCCTGGCACTTCTCCCTTGCTGCAACCGAG GTCACATGGTAGGCTTCAAGGAGGACCACTACATGCTGCGGGAGAACCTGATGGCCTCGGACCACCTGGACACGCCCATGCTTCGCAGTGGGAACCTCAAGGGACGGGACATGGTCCGATGGAAAATCACCAACAATGTGCAGCGGCCTGGCTTTGCCAGCCACACCTCCAGCACCAACCCCACAGAGCTGG TGCCCTATGGGCTGTCCCTGCGCCTCGCCCGCCTTTGCACTGAGAACCTGCTGAAGCCTGACACGCGAGAGTGTAACCAGCTGCGCCAGGAGGTGGAGGAGAAT CTGAATGAGGTGTACCGACAGATCACAGACTCACACAAGCTCCAGCAGACCAAGTTCCG GCAGCAGCCCAACGCCGGGAAAAA gcaGGACCACACCATCGTGGACACGGTGCTGATGGCGCCCCGCTCCGCCAAGCAGGCCCTGCTGAAGCTGACAGAGAAGCACGTGGAACAGGGGTCCTTCCATGAGCTCAAGGTGGCCCCAGGATACTATACCATCACGGCAGACCAGG atgcccggGGCATGGTGGAGTTCCAGGAGGGCGTGGAGCTCGTAGACGTGCGGGTACCCCTCTTCATCCGGCCCGAGGACGACGACGAGAAGCAGCTGCTGGTGGAGGCCATCGACGTCCCCATGGGCACCGCCACCCTCGGCCGCCGCCTGGTGAACATCACCATCATCAAGGAGCAAG CCAGCGGGGTCGTGTCTTTTGAGAAGGCCGAGTACGCGGTCAGCGGTGGGGATCAAGTGGCCCGCATTCCTGTCATCCGGCGCATCCTGGACAATGGCAAGTCCCAGGTCTCCTACCGCACGCAGGACAACACGGCTCAGGGCAACCGG gaCTACATCCCCGCAGAGGGTGAGCTGCTCTTCCAACCTGGGGAGACCTGGAAGGAATTACAGGTGAAGCTCCTGGAGCTACAGGAGATGGACTCCCTCCTGCGGGGCCGCCAGACCCGCCGCTTCCACATTCAGCTCACCAATCCCAAGTTTGGGGCCCGGCTGGGCCAGCCCCACTCAGCCACCGTCACCATTGGGGACCCAG ACGAACTGGACCGGAACTTCACAAGCCAGACACTGGCATCATTCCCTCACCATGGTGACCTGGGCGCCCCACAGAACCCCAACGCCAAGGCTGCCGGGTCCCGGAAAATCCACTTCAACTGGCTACCCCCTCCTGGCAAGCCAGCAGGGTACAGG GTCAAATATTGGATCCAGGGTGACCCTGAGTCCGAAGCCCACCTGCTTGACAGCAAGGTGCCCTCGGCAGAGCTCACCAACCTGTACCCGTATTGCGACTATGAGATGAAGGTGTGCGCCTACGGGCCCCAGGGCGAGGGCCCCTACAGCTCCTTGGTGTCCTGCCGCACACACCAGGAAG taCCCAGTGAGCCAGGGCGGCTGGCCTTCAACGTCGTCTCCTCCACCGTGACCcagctgagctgggctgagcCCGCGGAGACCAATGGTGAAATCACGGCCTATGAGGTCTGCTATGGCTTGGTCAACGAGGACAACC GACCCATCGGGCCCATGAAGAAGGTATTGGTGGACAGTCCCAAGAAGCGGACGCTGCTCATTGAGAACCTTCGGGAGTCCCAGCCATACCGCTACACGGTGAAGGCGCGCAATGGGGCAGGCTGGGGCCCAGAGCGGGAGGCCATCATCAACCTGGCCACCCAGCCCAAGCGACCCATGTCCA TCCCCATCATCCCGGACATCCCCATTGTGGACGCCCAGTGCGGGGAAGACTACGAAAGCTTCCTCATGTACAGCGATGACGTTCTCCGCTCCCCTGCTGGCAGCCAGAGGCCTAGCGTCTCCGATGACACTG GCGGCGGCTGGAAGTTCGAGCCCCTGCTGGGGGAGGAGCTGGACCTGCGGCGCATCACGTGGCGGCTGCCCCCGGAGCTCATCCCGCGCCTGTCGGCCAGCAGCGGGCGCTCCTCCGACGGCGAGCCGCCCCGCGGCCCCCCAGACGACCGCTCGGACGCGGGCACGGGCGGGGAGGGTGGCGGCCTAGCCCGCGGCGCCACACCCAGGCCCCCTGGAG AGCACCTGGTGAACGGGCGGATGGACTTTGCCTTCCCGGGCAGTGCCAACTCCCTGCACAGGATGACTGTGGCCAACGCTGCCTACGGCACCCACCTGAGCCCGCACCTGCCGCACCGGGTGCTGAGCACGTCCTCCACCCTCACGCGTGACTACCACTCGCTGACCCGCACAGAGAACTCCCACTCCGCCACGCTGCCCAGAGACTACTCTACCCTCTCCTCCATCTCCTCCCACA ACCCCCGCTTGGCTGCCGGTGTGCCCAACACACCCACCCGCCTGGTGTTCTCGGCCCTGGGACCCACATCTCTGAAAGTGAGCTGGCAGGAGCCACAGTGCGAGCAGGTGCTGCAGGGTTACAGCGTGGAGTACCAGCTGCTGAGCGGCG GAGAGCTGTATCACCTAAACATCCCCAACCCCAGCCAGACGTCAGTGGTGGTGGAAGACCTTCTGCCCAACCATTCCTATGTGTTCCGTGTGCGGGCCCAGAGCCAAGAAGGTTGGGGCCCAGAGCGCGAGGGTGTCATCACCATTGAGTCACAGGTGCACCCCCAGAGTCCACTCTGCCCCCTGCCAG GCTCCACCTTCACTTTGAGCACACCTAGTGCCCCGGGCCCACTGGTGTTTACTGCCCTGAGCCCAGACTCGCTGCAGTTGAGCTGGGAGCGGCCACGCAGGCCGGATGGGAACATCCTTGGCTACCTGGTGACCTGCGAGATGGCCCATGGAGGAG AGCCAGCCACCACGTTCCTGGTGGATGGTGACAGCCCTGAGAGCCGGCTGACCGTGCCGGGCCTCAGCGAGAACGTGCCCTACAAGTTCAAGGTGCAGGCCAAGACCACCGAAGGTTACGGGCCAGAGCGTGAGGGCATCATCACCATTGAGTCCCAGGATGGAG GCCCTTTCCCACAACTGGGCAGCCATGCTGGGCTCTTCCAACACTCACTGCCAGGCGAGTACAGTAGCATCACCACCACCCACACCAGTACCACCGAGCCCTTCCTACTGG ATGGACTGAGCCTAGGGACCCAACGCCTGGAAGCAGGTGGCTCCCTTACCCGCCACGTGACCCAGGAGTTTGTGAGCCGGACGCTGACCACCAGTGGAACGCTCAGCACCCAGGTGGACCAACAGTTCTTCCAGACCTGA